The following proteins are encoded in a genomic region of Phragmites australis chromosome 9, lpPhrAust1.1, whole genome shotgun sequence:
- the LOC133929717 gene encoding tryptophan aminotransferase-related protein 1-like, with amino-acid sequence MAGKEGSGMVVRYAGRLGVVASVALNLAALALYIRRRFFGGSGSGDGGGGREIATVEPSKGKPLVTPDSVVNLDHGDPTMYEAFWRETGDRATIVIPGCQTMSYFSDVGGFCWFLEPGFEREVRRLHRLVGNAVVDGYHVLVGTGSTQLFQAALYALSPATDGAPMSVVSPAPYYSSYPAVTNFLNSGLYRWAGDANTFDGDTCIELVCSPNNPDGGIRKAVIESKSGKAIHDFAYYWPQYTPITEAAGHDIMLFTVSKCTGHAGTRLGWALVKDREVAQKMIKFIELNTIGVSKDSQLRAAKILGAVCDGYETSLDGEASRLFHFARQQMMERWSKLRAAVAASDIFTLPNELSNYCTFVKETITTNPPFAWLRCEKEGVKDLEGFLREHKIITRGGTKFGVDGRFVRVSMLDTDEAFNVFMDRLASLK; translated from the exons ATGGCGGGCAAGGAGGGCAGCGGGATGGTGGTGCGGTACGCCGGGCGGCTCGGGGTGGTCGCGTCCGTGGCGCTGAACCTAGCCGCGCTCGCGCTGTACATCCGCCGGCGCTTCTTCGGCGGGAGCGGATCGGGggatggcggcggtggcagggaGATCGCCACGGTGGAGCCGTCCAAAGGCAAGCCGCTGGTCACGCCGGACTCCGTCGTCAACCTCGACCA CGGCGACCCGACGATGTACGAGGCGTTCTGGCGCGAGACGGGCGACCGTGCCACGATCGTGATCCCGGGGTGCCAGACGATGAGCTACTTCTCCGACGTCGGCGGCTTCTGCTGGTTCCTGGAGCCCGGGTTTGAGCGCGAGGtgcgccgcctccaccgcctcgTGGGCAACGCGGTGGTCGACGGATACCACGTGCTGGTCGGGACAGGATCCACGCAGCTCTTCCAGGCCGCGCTCTACGCGCTCTCGCCTGCCACAGACGGCGCGCCCATGAGCGTCGTCTCACCGGCGCCTTACTACTCG TCGTACCCGGCCGTGACGAACTTCCTCAACTCCGGTCTCTACCGCTGGGCCGGCGACGCAAACACATTCGACGGTGACACATGCATTGAGCTAGTCTGCTCGCCGAACAACCCAGATGGTGGAATCCGCAAGGCTGTCATCGAGTCCAAGTCCGGGAAGGCCATCCATGACTTCGCCTACTACTGGCCGCAGTACACACCCATCACCGAGGCGGCCGGCCACGACATCATGCTCTTCACCGTCTCAAAGTGCACTGGACATGCTGGCACGAGGCTAGG GTGGGCGTTGGTGAAGGATAGGGAGGTGGCCCAAAAGATGATCAAGTTCATAGAGCTCAACACCATTGGTGTGTCCAAGGATTCGCAACTCCGCGCCGCCAAGATCCTCGGTGCTGTTTGTGATGGCTATGAGACATCGCTCGATGGCGAGGCGAGCCGGCTCTTCCATTTCGCCCGGCAGCAAATGATGGAGCGTTGGAGCAAGCTTCGTGCCGCTGTGGCAGCCTCAGACATCTTTACACTTCCCAATGAGCTCTCCAACTACTGCACCTTTGTCAAGGAGACTATCACAACCAATCCCC CATTTGCATGGCTTCGCTGTGAGAAGGAAGGTGTGAAAGACTTGGAGGGCTTTCTGCGTGAGCACAAGATAATCACTCGTGGAGGAACAAAGTTTGGAGTAGATGGGAGGTTTGTTAGAGTTAGCATGCTCGACACCGACGAAGCTTTCAACGTGTTCATGGATCGCCTTGCCTCCTTGAAATGA